From Solea senegalensis isolate Sse05_10M linkage group LG7, IFAPA_SoseM_1, whole genome shotgun sequence, a single genomic window includes:
- the LOC122771892 gene encoding E3 ubiquitin-protein ligase RNF128-like, which yields MGKTAQHPLLLLLGLSGLAHCSAAFVFWTAMVDISYYNNTANKTEDKYCECGVFGRNSPVDTVSGIVTLPKDDPKGCSADPVYNFSASPWIALVKRGNCTFTEKINAAVRQGAAGVVVYNVDGSGNSTTHMSHSDADDTVAIMIGNLKGMEIVNLVKNGTEVYLTIEVGSPHGPWMNTYWLYFLSIAFFIVTAASIAYFVFISANRLYNMRMHKRTERKLKSEAKKAIGRLQVRTLKRDDEITNSDAFMCAVCIEAYKAGDVVTVLTCDHIFHKACIEPWLLDRRTCPMCKCDILKALGVEEDTKDNISTNSPEDVTVITVAGGDNLYEVPLTDPASSDPVRLQHRYDNRAFEGDAEAGRE from the coding sequence ATGGGTAAGACAGCACAACaccctctgctgcttctgctcggTCTGTCAGGACTTGCTCACTGCTCGGCTGCCTTCGTCTTTTGGACGGCCATGGTGGACATAAGCTATTACAACAACACCGCCAACAAGACTGAGGACAAATACTGCGAGTGTGGGGTGTTTGGTCGGAACTCTCCCGTGGACACTGTCTCGGGCATTGTGACTCTCCCCAAAGACGACCCCAAGGGCTGCAGCGCGGATCCCGTGTACAATTTCAGTGCATCGCCCTGGATAGCCCTGGTCAAAAGGGGCAACTGCACCTTCACCGAGAAGATTAATGCCGCCGTACGTCAGGGAGCCGCTGGTGTGGTGGTGTATAACGTGGACGGCAGTGGCAACAGCACCACTCACATGTCACACTCGGACGCAGATGATACGGTGGCTATCATGATCGGCAACCTTAAGGGTATGGAGATCGTCAACCTGGTGAAAAACGGGACCGAGGTGTATCTGACAATTGAGGTGGGCAGCCCTCACGGGCCGTGGATGAACACCTACTGGCTCTACTTCCTGTCCATCGCGTTCTTCATCGTGACGGCGGCCTCCATCGCCTACTTTGTGTTCATCTCGGCCAACCGCCTGTACAATATGAGAATGCACAAGCGCACTGAGAGGAAGCTGAAATCGGAGGCCAAGAAGGCGATCGGGCGCCTGCAGGTGCGCACGCTGAAGAGAGACGACGAGATAACCAACTCTGACGCCTTCATGTGTGCCGTGTGCATCGAAGCCTACAAGGCGGGCGACGTGGTGACGGTGCTCACGTGTGACCACATCTTCCACAAGGCCTGCATCGAGCCCTGGCTGCTGGACAGGAGGACCTGCCCCATGTGCAAGTGTGACATCCTGAAGGCGCTGGGGGTCGAGGAGGACACGAAAGACAACATTTCCACCAACTCGCCAGAAGATGTCACTGTCATCACAGTGGCAGGAGGAGACAACCTCTACGAAGTGCCACTGACCGACCCAGCGAGCTCTGACCCTGTGAGACTCCAGCATCGCTATGACAACAGGGCCTTCGAGGGAGACGCAGAGGCTGGGAGAGAatga
- the slc24a5 gene encoding sodium/potassium/calcium exchanger 5: protein MNKFSPVETKKRRDFIPYFLGFVLFLYCVVHLVSFTATSAAQETHSARIRRALENESECISPQSSEFPEAFFTLQERKDGGLVIHFLLIFFMLLAVAIVCDDYFLPSLEVISERLGLSQDVAGATFMAAGSSAPELVTAFLGVFVTKGDIGVSTIVGSAVYNLLGICGACGLLASMAGRLTCWPLFRDCLAYGISVAAVIAIISDNKVYWYDAAALLLVYAVYIVVLCFDLRISEFVLRKLSPCCTCLAKESEAKNETQPLIDWNDDTSLRNMVRSRTDSGIFQDDSGYSHLSLSLHNLNDIPGAEHKSVFAVPENDLKRILWVLSLPIITLLFLTVPDCRRRFWKQWFMITFLMSAVWISAFTYVLVWMVTIVGETLGIPDTVMGLTLLAAGTSIPDTIASVMVAREGKADMAMSNIVGSNVFDMLCLGLPWFIKTAFVDTNNPVEVNSNGLLFTSATLLLSIVFIFVAVHLNGWKLDWKLGIVSLMCYVLFATLSILYELGIIGNNPIKLCSD, encoded by the exons aTGAATAAGTTTTCACCTGTGGAgacaaagaagagaagagatttTATTCCTTACTTTCtgggatttgttttatttttatactgcGTGGTTCATCTCGTTTCATTCACAGCAACAAGTGCAGCTCAGGAAACTCACTCGGCCCGGATCCGTCGGGCTCTTG AGAATGAGAGTGAGTGCATCTCACCGCAGTCCTCAGAGTTTCCCGAAGCCTTCTTCACGCTGCAGGAGAGGAAGGACGGAGGCCTCGTCATTCACTTCTTGCTCATCTTCTTCATGCTTCTGGCTGTGGCCATAGTCTGCGACGATTACTTTCTGCCGTCTTTGGAAGTCATCAGTGAAC GTTTAGGACTGTCTCAGGATGTGGCAGGAGCCACTTTCATGGCAGCTGGGAGTTCTGCACCAGAGCTGGTCACTGCCTTTCTAG GTGTGTTTGTGACAAAGGGAGACATTGGCGTCAGCACCATCGTGGGATCAGCCGTTTACAACCTGCTGGGAATCTGTGGCGCATGTGGACTCTTGGCCTCGATG GCAGGGCGTCTCACCTGCTGGCCACTGTTCAGGGACTGCCTGGCATATGGCAtcagtgttgctgctgttatCGCGATCATATCTGATAACAAGGTGTACTG GTACGACGCCGCCGCGCTGCTGCTGGTCTACGCCGTCTACATCGTGGTCCTGTGCTTTGACCTCCGCATCAGCGAGTTTGTCCTGAGGAAGCTGAGTCCCTGCTGCACATGTCTGGCTAAAGAATCCGAGGCGAAGAACGAGACGCAGCCTCTGATCGACTGGAACGACGACACCAGTCTGCGAAACATGGTTCGCTCCAGGACGGACAGCGGCATCTTCCAGGACGACTCTGGATACTCGCACCTGTCCCTCAGCCTGCACAACCTCAATGACATTCCTGGAG CGGAGCATAAGAGCGTGTTTGCTGTGCCGGAAAACGACCTGAAACGCATCCTGTGGGTTCTGTCTCTACCCATCATCACGCTGCTCTTCCTCACCGTCCCTGACTGCAGGAGAAGGTTCTGGAAACAGTGGTTTATGATCACTTTCCTCATGTCTGCCGTGTGGATCTCAGCTTTCACATATGTGCTGGTGTGGATGGTCACCATTGTCG GTGAGACCCTCGGCATCCCAGACACAGTGATGGGACTGACTTTGCTCGCTGCTGGGACCAGTATACCCGACACCATTGCCAGTGTGATGGTGGCCAGAGAAG GGAAAGCCGACATGGCCATGTCTAACATAGTGGGCTCTAACGTGTTCGACATGCTCTGTCTGGGTCTACCTTGGTTCATCAAGACCGCCTTCGTGGACACCAACAACCCCGTGGAGGTCAACAGCAACGGACTGCTCTTCACGTCCGCCACACTCCTGCTTTCCATCGTCTTCATATTCGTGGCCGTTCACCTGAACGGGTGGAAGTTAGACTGGAAGTTGGGAATCGTCTCGCTCATGTGCTACGTCCTCTTCGCCACCCTGTCCATCCTGTACGAGTTGGGAATTATCGGGAATAATCCCATTAAACTATGCAGTGACTGA